The nucleotide window GGCATGGGCATAGCATACGTTGATTGCATTGAATGCACAAGCAGCAGTGCAATCAATGGCCGCCAGCGAGTTTGGGGCCGCGAAAGACCTAGTAGTGGATCGCCCGGCCCACACCGCCGCCTGCCGCGATGACGTCGCCGGTGATGGCCACGGCCTTGGGCGAACACAAGAATGCTACGACGTTGGCCACGTCCGCCGCGTCGATGACCCGGCGGAGCGTGTTGCCCGCCAGCCGCTCCTCGGCCTCGGGCGTCGTGCGCTCCGTGCGCGTGCCGCCGGGGTGCACCACCGTCACGTTGATGCCGTGCTCGCCCAGCTCGTCGGCCAGGTTCTTGGTCATGGCCACCACGGACACGTTGCGCATGCTGCCGATGGTCGTTCCGCTCTGCCGCGCCGCCATGCCGCTCAGGTTGACGATGCGACCCCAGCCCTGTGCGATCATGTGCGGCGCGACCGCCTGTGCGCAGCGGATGTAGCCCATGACCTTGACGTTCACGTCGTCCCAGAGCGCCTCGACCGTGATTCCGTCCAGCTTCGGCGGCGGCGCGAAGCCGCCGGGCATCGCCGCGCCGTTGATCAGGATGTCCACGCCGCCGAGGTCGGCAACGGCCCGGTTCACCATGTCGCGCACCGACGCATCGTCGCCCGTATCGACGGTGTAGGGCAGCACGCGCCGGCCCGTCTCCGTTGCCAGCTCCTCCGCGGTGGCCGCCAGCCGCTCGGCGTCCCGCGCCGCGATGGCGACGTCGGCGCCCTCCTGACCAAGCACCCGCGCGATCTGCTTGCCGATGCCCCGGCTCCCGCCGGTGACGATTGCCCGCTTGCCTTCCAGTTCCAGGTCCATGCTCTTGGCTCCTTGCGATTGTATTTCTGTCTATCCCTACCCCGCGCTCGCGATGCGCCCCACCCGGTCGACGTTTTCCATACCGACGGGAAACTCGCCTGACTCCACGCCCTTGATGACCGTGACCGCCGCCGCGCTCCACGGCGCTGCGAAGCCGATCTCCTTCCCCTTCTTCACAATGAGGCCGTTAAGGTAATCGACCTCCGTCTTCCGTCCCTTCATCACGTCCTGGTACAGCGAGGGGTACCCCGCCACCGCGGGCGGCGGGCCGGAGAACATCGCCTCCAGCTCCGCGTTGCCCTCCCACGCCGCCGCCTCGATGTCGTCGAGGCTGAACCCCTTCATCGGCGACGGTATCGAGTGCCCCAGCGTGCGCCCCACGCGCAATGCCTCCGCGCCGAACTTCAGCATCATGCTCCGCGACGTTGGGTTTGCACGCACCTCGTGGCTCGTGAGCCCCGTCATGCCCGCCGTAGGGTTTGCCATGCAGTTGATGGCCAGCTTGGACCACCGCTCGCCCCAAAGGTTGTCCGTCACGGTGGTGTTCCCGGCGTGGTCCCAGATCTCGCGCACCATCTGCACTCGCTCGGTGTCGCGCCCGTCCAGTTCGCCGACGGTAAAGGAGACGTTGCCCTTCAGCGCCTGGCTCATCGACCCGGTCTGACGCACGTGCCCGG belongs to Chloroflexota bacterium and includes:
- a CDS encoding SDR family NAD(P)-dependent oxidoreductase, which gives rise to MDLELEGKRAIVTGGSRGIGKQIARVLGQEGADVAIAARDAERLAATAEELATETGRRVLPYTVDTGDDASVRDMVNRAVADLGGVDILINGAAMPGGFAPPPKLDGITVEALWDDVNVKVMGYIRCAQAVAPHMIAQGWGRIVNLSGMAARQSGTTIGSMRNVSVVAMTKNLADELGEHGINVTVVHPGGTRTERTTPEAEERLAGNTLRRVIDAADVANVVAFLCSPKAVAITGDVIAAGGGVGRAIHY
- a CDS encoding ketopantoate reductase family protein, with translation MKIAVIGAGAIGGTLGGHMTRGGEDVTIFDPWQEHVDKMRNDGLFLDGVQGEHLVQVDARHVRELAGASDKYDLIICAVKSYDTPWAIDLMLPHLAEGGFFVSPQNSINEEQIAPLVGADRMIGCVSTISAWLMEAGHVRQTGSMSQALKGNVSFTVGELDGRDTERVQMVREIWDHAGNTTVTDNLWGERWSKLAINCMANPTAGMTGLTSHEVRANPTSRSMMLKFGAEALRVGRTLGHSIPSPMKGFSLDDIEAAAWEGNAELEAMFSGPPPAVAGYPSLYQDVMKGRKTEVDYLNGLIVKKGKEIGFAAPWSAAAVTVIKGVESGEFPVGMENVDRVGRIASAG